GCCAACGGCCCGATGTATGCACCGGTGACCGGCTACTACTCGATCGTCTACGGCACCTCCGGGCTGGAGAAGTTCGAAAACGACGTACTCTCTGGCACCGACGACCGTCTGGTCGGCAAGAACATCACCGACCTCTTCTCCGGGCGCGACCCCAAGGGCGGCAACATCGAGCTCACGTTGAGCGCGGCCGCGCAGGAGGCGGCATACAACGCCCTCTCCGCGACCGGCATGGTCGGCGGCGTGGTGGCGCTCAACCCCAAGACCGGGGCGATCCTGGCCGTGGCGAGTACGCCGACCTACGATCCCAACCTGCTGTCGACGCACGACCCGTCTCAGATCCGCGAGGCCGCCGGTCAGCTGTCGGCCCAGCAGCCTGACCCGCGGGCCAACCAGGCGCTGACCGAGAACTACCCGCCCGGCTCGATCTTCAAGATCGTCGATGCCGCCGCCGCCATCGAGGGCGGGCTGAGCATCGACGACCAGATCCCGGCGCCGGACCTCTACCAGCTGCCAGGGACCAAGACCACGCTCAGCAACTTCGACGGCAAGGCGTGCACCAGCAGCGAGATGGACACGCTGATGCACTCCTTCACCGTCTCGTGCAACACCACGTTTGCCCAGCTCGCGGTCGATCAGATCGGCGAAGACCGGCTGCGCAGCGCCGGCGAGATCTTCGGCATCAACGACGAGTCCTTCGAGATGCCGCTGAAGGTCGCCGGCAGCACGATGGGCGACATCATCGACGATGCCTCGCTCGCGCAGACCGCGATCGGCCAGCGCGACGTCCGCTTCACCGTCATGCAAGCCGCGATGCTCAGCGCCACCATCGCCAACGACGGCACGCTGATGAAGCCCTACCTCGTCGCTCGCACGCAGGCCCCTGACCTGTCGACGCTCGATGAGACCGACCCCGAGCAGTTCGGCACCGGTTCGCTGCCGAAGTCGACCGCGCAGGACATCACGGACATGATGATCAGCGTGGTCGAAAACGGCTCAGGCCAGAACGCGCAGGTCTCCGGTGTGCAGGTCGCCGGCAAGACCGGTACGGCGCAGGTCTCCGAGGGCGTCAACGACCACACGTGGTTTACCGGGTTCGCGCCGGCAGACGACCCGCAGATCGCGGTCGCGGTGTTCATCCGCAACGGCGGCGGGACCGGCGGCGAGCAGTCCGCGCCGATCGCTGCCGACGTCATCTCGGCGTACCTGCAGTCGCAGGGCGGCGGCTGATGAGCATCAAGCCCGGCGTCCGTCTCGGTCAGCGCTACCAGCTGCTCAGTCCCATCGCGACTGGCGGCATGGGGCAGGTGTGGCGTGCCGAAGACACCACGCTGCATCGCGTGGTCGCGGCGAAGATCCTGCGCAGTGAGTTCACCGGTGACGAGACGTTCCTCAAGCGCTTCCGCGCCGAGGCGCAGAACACCGCTTCGCTCTCGCATCCCAATATCGCCAGCGTCTACGACTACGGCGAGCAGGTGCACGACTCCGAGCGGCTGGCCTACCTGGTGATGGAGCTGGTCGAGGGCGAACCGCTCGTCGACATCCTCGCCCGCGAGCGCCGCATCACCCCCGAGCGCACGCTGGACTACCTCGAGCAGACCGCCTCCGGGCTCGCGGCCGCGCACCGCGAGGGCATGGTGCACCGCGACATCAAGCCGGGCAACCTGATCATCCGCCCGGACGGCGTACTGAAGATCACCGACTTCGGCATCGCTCGCGCGGCCAACGCGGCCGCTCTCACCGAGCAGGGCACGGTGGTCGGCACCGCGCAGTACCTCGCGCCCGAACAGGCCGAGGGCAAACCCGCGCGACCAGCCAGTGACATCTACGCACTCGGCGTGGTCGGATACGAATGCCTGGCCGGCGTACGCCCGTTTGACGGCGACAACTCGGTCGCCATCGCGCTATCGCAGATTCGCGACGCACCGCGCCCCCTGCCGCCGGACATCCCCCCGCACGCGCGGCGGCTGATCGAGCTGACGATGGCCAAGAATCCCGACGCCCGCTACCGCGACGGTGACGAGTACGTCGCCGCAGTCCGTCAGGTGCGCGCCGGGCGTCCGCCCACGCCGCCGCCGTACCGGCCGACGGCCGCGACCGTTGCCCCGGTGCAGCTTCCGGGAACCCCACGCCCGCCGGGTATGCCCGGGCCGGGACCCGCCGGTCCCGGCGGCCCCGGCGGCCCCGGCGGCCCCGGCCCGATGCGACCCGGTCCGGGCGCTGCTGGCCCCGGCGCTCCTGGACCGGGCGGACCCGGGCCGGGCGGTCCAGGTCCCCGTGCCGGCGGGCCCGGAGCTCCTGGTCCTCGTGCCGGCAATGTGGCCCGCACCGGCACTGCCGTGCCAGGCCCGGCCGGACCCGCAGGCCCCGGCGGCCGCGGCCCAGGCGGACCGAGCGGACCTGGCGCCGGCGGCGCCGCGCCGCACGGCGCGACGCCGGCCGCCAGCGCATCGAGCGCCACCGGCACGCACGAGCGACCCGGCGGCCTGCCGCGCAAGTGGTGGTGGGTCGCGGGCGTCGTACTCGCCGTGCTGATCGCCGCGGTCGTCGTGGCGCTGGTCGTCAACACAGATGAATCCAGCGACAGCTCCTCCGGTGCACCCGAACCGACGGCGACGACTACGTCGAGCACGCACTCCAGCAGCCCAGCGCCGAGCTCCTCGCACCAAGGCGAGGCGAGCGCTGCCGATGTGACCAAGGACGGCACCGACCCCCAGACCGTCATCCTGGATCCGGACAAGATCATCGGCACCGACGTCAACCGCGTGGTCAACGGGTTGCAGGCGCTGGACTACGACCTGCAGATCGCGATCGTCTACGACGGGACTGCCAAGGACGGCAAGCCGGGGACCGTCTACGACGCCGACCCACTCGACGTACCCATCAAGCCGCAGGACGTCATCATGCTCTACGTCGTCGAGGGCACGTCGGAGGCGCCGAGCTCATGACGACGATGAAAGTTCTCGCCGAGCGCTACGAGGTAGGCGAGCTGCTCGGGTACGGCGGCATGGCCGAGGTCCGGCTGGCCCGCGACACCCGCCTGGACCGCGACGTCGCGGTCAAGATCCTGCGCAGCGACCTCGCGCGCGACCAGACCTTCCAGGCCCGCTTCCGCCGCGAGGGGCAGTCGGCGGCCGCGCTCAACCACCCCGCCATCGTCGCGGTCTACGACACCGGCACCGACCCGAGCACGACGCCGCCGACGCCGTTCATCGTCATGGAGTACGTCGAGGGCCAGACGCTGCGCGACCTGCTGCGCTCCAAGGGCCGGCTCGAGCCGCATGAGGCAATGCGGATCGTCGCCGAGATGTGCGCTGCGCTGGACTTCTCGCATCGCGGCGGCATCGTGCACCGCGACGTCAAGCCCGGCAACGTGATGATCACGCCCGCCGGACGCGTCAAGGTGATGGACTTCGGCATCGCCCGTGCTGTCTCCGACACGCAGGCGACCATGACCGCGACCGCTGCTGTCATCGGCACCGCGCAGTACCTCTCCCCGGAGCAGGCCCGTGGCGAGCCGGTCGATGCCCGCTCCGATGTGTACGCCGCCGGATGTGTGCTCTATGAGCTGCTGACCGGCTCGCCGCCGTTTGTCGGCGACTCGCCGGTGGCCGTGGCCTACCAGCACGTGCGCGAGAACCCAGTGCCGCCGAGCCAGGTGCGCCCAGAGATCTCGCGTGAGCTCGATGCGATCACCATGAAGGCGCTGAGCAAGAACCCCGCCAACCGCTACCAGAGCGCGGCGGCGATGCAGGACGATCTGGAGCGCGCAATCCGCGGCGAGAAGATCGCCGCGACCCCGGTGATGACCGAGGACGAACGCACCGCGCTGATCAGCACGACGCCGCCGGTCCCGCCGGAGGGCGATGACGACTTCGAGGGCGCCGAACCGCCGAAGAAGTCGGTGCGGACGCGCACCTGGGTGCTGCTCGGCGTACTGCTCGTGGCCGCCATCGTGGCCGCGTTCTTGATCATCCCCAACCTCGGCGACGACGAACCGGCCCCGGTGAGCGTGCCGTCGGTGGCCGGACTGTCGGAGGAAGAGGCCACCACCGCGCTGGAGTCGGCCGGCCTGAAGGTCGGTGACGTGACCGAGACCGTCTCCACGATCGACCAGCAAGGCCGGATCGTCGGACAGAACCCCAGCAGCGGCAGCTCGGTGGACCGCGGCTCGACCGTCGACCTGGAGATCGGCTCGGGACCGGCACAACGCACGATCCCCGGCGACATCGTCGGCAAGACCCAGCAGGAGGTCCAAGCCGCACTCGAGGCTGACGGGCTGATCGTCACGGCGATCCAGCAGGATGCCGCGCAGGCCGCGGGCACCGTCGTGAACTCCTCCCCGGCGCCGGGTACGGCGGTCCCCGAGGGCAGCACAGTGACCATCTTCGTCAGCAGCGGGCAGGTCGACCTGCCCGATGTCACCGGGATGGACGAGCAGACCGCGATCTCCACGCTCAACCAGGCCGGGTTCACGAACGTCTCCACGGCCAGCGCACCCAGTTCCCAGCCCGTCGGGACCGTGGTCGCGCAGGATCCGCAGGCGGCCAAGGCAGCGACGTCGACGACCGTCACCCTGACCCTCAGCTCCGGGGCCCCCAACGTCGTCGGGCTCTCCGAGGCCGACGCCCGCACCGAGCTGCAGAAGGCCGGGTTCAGCAACGTCACGACGGTCACGCAGGAGACGACGGGGGCGCCACCGGGCGCGGTCGTCGCTCAGGACCCCGCACCCGGGGCGCTTCCCGCGGCCGGTGCAGGGGTCACGATCACCGTGGCGGTCGCGCCCACGCCGACTCCGACACCAACCCCGACGCCGACGCCGAGCCCCTCGCCGTCGTCGCCGGCACCGCCGAGCTCGGCATCCCCCACGTCCTAGCCACCGGTGACCGGCGCGGGTGCGAGTGTCTGGTATGTGTCATCTCGGACATCCGGGGCGCAAATCGGCCGACCTCTTGGTACGGTCATACCCGGTCCGGTTGGACCGCGATCTTTGTGTTGAGCAATCATGTGTCCGGAGGACGCTTCATGAATCAGTCTGCACGCCGGCGTACGCTGCGCGCACTTGGCGCCGGAGTACTCGCCGCAGGGGCGATCACCCTGGCCAGCGCGAGCACTGCGGACGCCGCACCGGCCGCGACCACAGGCTCGCCGGCGACGACGACCGAGGCGAACTCCCCCCAAGAAGCTCCGGCCGAGACCAACGCACCGGGCGATAACGACCCCGACGACGGCGACAACGGTGGCGGCAACGACGGCGGTGAGGGCCCGAACGAACCAACGGAGCCGACCGAGCCGAGCATCCCGTCGCTTCCGCCGGAGCCGACCGAGAGCCTTCCGCCGATCCCGCCGCTGCCCACGCCCGAGCCGACGCAGCCGCCGGCCCCTGAGCCGACGAACCCGCCGGCTCCCGAGCCGACGACGCAGCCCGGCGGTGGTGGCGGCGGCAACGGCGGCGGTGGCAACAGCTCGAACGACGACAACGACTCCGGCAGCAACTCAGGTGGCGGTCAGAACTCCGGTAACAACAACTCAGGTGGCGGTCAGAACTCCGGCTCGCAGGGCTCGAGCGCGCAAAACACCGGCCCAGAGCTGGCCGAGACCGGCGCCGACGTCGGCCCGACCATCGGCATCGCTGCCGGCCTGATCGGCGCTGGCGCAGCCCTGGTCGTCGCCGGACGACGCCGCACCAACTAGGTCCTCATCAGATAGGAGCGTTCCTCGCTGTGGTTGGCGAGGAACGCTCCTTTTTGCCTCTTACGCGCCGTCGATCTCGCGGCGAGACTCCCGCTCGGCCGGCACGCGGATGACGTTGACCGCACCCCAGAACGCGAAGCCGGACACCCGCACCCGCGGCGCCCCAGGCGGCGCGTGTGCCGCGGCACCCTCGCGCTCCTGGGTCTCAAACGCTCCCATCAGCGCCGTACCTGTGACGTCGACATCGACGTCATCCGGGACGAGTACGTCGATCCCGCCCATGATCGCCACGGCGGTAATCGCGCTTTCGGGCCCTGCGAATCTCGCCTGACGCAGGTCAATGGTGACGCCGCCCCAGAAGGCGAGGCTCGTGTGCTTCGCCGGCACCACCCAGGCGCCGCGACGCTCCGTCCCGGACATCACCGCGATCGAGGACGTCGAGCCCGGTGATCCGGCGACGCGCCGCTCGGTCTCCCGCCCGGCCGCTCCCACGTCGCTGGGCAGGTCGGACACGGGCGCGGTGAGCTCGTCGCGGGTCTTCGCGGCGTACACCACGTCAAGGCGCTCTTCAAGCTCGTCCATCGTGATGCGACCGTCCGAAGCGGCGCGATGCAACACCTGCGCGACCCGCTCCCGGTCCTGGTCAGAGGCCCGTACGGCGGGCACGTCACCCTCGGTCATGTCGCCGAGCGTACTCAGGTCACGGCAAAATGCGCATCGGCGCGCACAGCGCCCAGCTCCACATCTAGCTGATCGGCC
The nucleotide sequence above comes from Epidermidibacterium keratini. Encoded proteins:
- a CDS encoding DUF1707 SHOCT-like domain-containing protein; amino-acid sequence: MTEGDVPAVRASDQDRERVAQVLHRAASDGRITMDELEERLDVVYAAKTRDELTAPVSDLPSDVGAAGRETERRVAGSPGSTSSIAVMSGTERRGAWVVPAKHTSLAFWGGVTIDLRQARFAGPESAITAVAIMGGIDVLVPDDVDVDVTGTALMGAFETQEREGAAAHAPPGAPRVRVSGFAFWGAVNVIRVPAERESRREIDGA
- a CDS encoding peptidoglycan D,D-transpeptidase FtsI family protein, whose translation is MKKPVRKLALFTVLLFLALIVNLNWLQVVRSEALRKDPGNTRVLLDEYQRQRGSIVVEGTPIAYSEPTDDKLKYLRKYANGPMYAPVTGYYSIVYGTSGLEKFENDVLSGTDDRLVGKNITDLFSGRDPKGGNIELTLSAAAQEAAYNALSATGMVGGVVALNPKTGAILAVASTPTYDPNLLSTHDPSQIREAAGQLSAQQPDPRANQALTENYPPGSIFKIVDAAAAIEGGLSIDDQIPAPDLYQLPGTKTTLSNFDGKACTSSEMDTLMHSFTVSCNTTFAQLAVDQIGEDRLRSAGEIFGINDESFEMPLKVAGSTMGDIIDDASLAQTAIGQRDVRFTVMQAAMLSATIANDGTLMKPYLVARTQAPDLSTLDETDPEQFGTGSLPKSTAQDITDMMISVVENGSGQNAQVSGVQVAGKTGTAQVSEGVNDHTWFTGFAPADDPQIAVAVFIRNGGGTGGEQSAPIAADVISAYLQSQGGG
- a CDS encoding serine/threonine-protein kinase; the protein is MSIKPGVRLGQRYQLLSPIATGGMGQVWRAEDTTLHRVVAAKILRSEFTGDETFLKRFRAEAQNTASLSHPNIASVYDYGEQVHDSERLAYLVMELVEGEPLVDILARERRITPERTLDYLEQTASGLAAAHREGMVHRDIKPGNLIIRPDGVLKITDFGIARAANAAALTEQGTVVGTAQYLAPEQAEGKPARPASDIYALGVVGYECLAGVRPFDGDNSVAIALSQIRDAPRPLPPDIPPHARRLIELTMAKNPDARYRDGDEYVAAVRQVRAGRPPTPPPYRPTAATVAPVQLPGTPRPPGMPGPGPAGPGGPGGPGGPGPMRPGPGAAGPGAPGPGGPGPGGPGPRAGGPGAPGPRAGNVARTGTAVPGPAGPAGPGGRGPGGPSGPGAGGAAPHGATPAASASSATGTHERPGGLPRKWWWVAGVVLAVLIAAVVVALVVNTDESSDSSSGAPEPTATTTSSTHSSSPAPSSSHQGEASAADVTKDGTDPQTVILDPDKIIGTDVNRVVNGLQALDYDLQIAIVYDGTAKDGKPGTVYDADPLDVPIKPQDVIMLYVVEGTSEAPSS
- a CDS encoding LPXTG cell wall anchor domain-containing protein, producing MNQSARRRTLRALGAGVLAAGAITLASASTADAAPAATTGSPATTTEANSPQEAPAETNAPGDNDPDDGDNGGGNDGGEGPNEPTEPTEPSIPSLPPEPTESLPPIPPLPTPEPTQPPAPEPTNPPAPEPTTQPGGGGGGNGGGGNSSNDDNDSGSNSGGGQNSGNNNSGGGQNSGSQGSSAQNTGPELAETGADVGPTIGIAAGLIGAGAALVVAGRRRTN
- the pknB gene encoding Stk1 family PASTA domain-containing Ser/Thr kinase, which translates into the protein MTTMKVLAERYEVGELLGYGGMAEVRLARDTRLDRDVAVKILRSDLARDQTFQARFRREGQSAAALNHPAIVAVYDTGTDPSTTPPTPFIVMEYVEGQTLRDLLRSKGRLEPHEAMRIVAEMCAALDFSHRGGIVHRDVKPGNVMITPAGRVKVMDFGIARAVSDTQATMTATAAVIGTAQYLSPEQARGEPVDARSDVYAAGCVLYELLTGSPPFVGDSPVAVAYQHVRENPVPPSQVRPEISRELDAITMKALSKNPANRYQSAAAMQDDLERAIRGEKIAATPVMTEDERTALISTTPPVPPEGDDDFEGAEPPKKSVRTRTWVLLGVLLVAAIVAAFLIIPNLGDDEPAPVSVPSVAGLSEEEATTALESAGLKVGDVTETVSTIDQQGRIVGQNPSSGSSVDRGSTVDLEIGSGPAQRTIPGDIVGKTQQEVQAALEADGLIVTAIQQDAAQAAGTVVNSSPAPGTAVPEGSTVTIFVSSGQVDLPDVTGMDEQTAISTLNQAGFTNVSTASAPSSQPVGTVVAQDPQAAKAATSTTVTLTLSSGAPNVVGLSEADARTELQKAGFSNVTTVTQETTGAPPGAVVAQDPAPGALPAAGAGVTITVAVAPTPTPTPTPTPTPSPSPSSPAPPSSASPTS